The genomic DNA GGCGCCGATCGCGCCGTCGATCACCATCATGTCCTTGAGGGCCAGATCCATATTGCTCATTCGTGTTCCTCTCATTCGACCTTTGTCGGCTGTTTGTGTCTCGGCCCGTTCGACAGCACCGTCAGATGATCGGCGATGGCGCGAGCCACCGGCCGCGACTCCAGGTGGAGGCGGCCGACGTTCACTTCGGATTCCGCGAGGACGGTCAGCGAGGCCCAGCCCGCGGTGTAGATGACCACGTAACCGCCGGAGCCGTGCACGACGACCTCGTCGAATCCCCCGCCGTGCGCGGTACTGGACAAGCGATAGGACAGCGCCAGATGCGAGGCGGTCAGCGCCGCCATGCCATCGGGCTCGATGTGGCCCGGCAGATCGTGGGTGATCAGCAGGCCGTCACCGGATGCCACCAGCGCACCGGTCAGCCGGGGCACACGATCGCGCAGCCCGTGCAACTCGGCCAGCACCACCGCGTACGGTTCGGGTCCCGACATCGCCACCTTGGTCAACCTTCCCATCCAATCGCCGAGCAGTTTCTTCCGCGCGGTCACTCGAGCTCCTCCAACGCCGCCCGCACCCGGACGAGCACGCTCATATCCACCTGCTCCCAGCGCTCCCGCTCGGCGGCGGGCACGGCCCGGCGTATTCGCTGCCGAAGCGGCTCGGGCGGTGCGGGATTCGGCGCGGGATTCGGCGCGGGCGCGGCGCGATTCACCGGCGCGACCGAGCGGGCCGGCGGGGCGACCGGTCCGGGCGGCGGGGCGATGGGCGCACCGCGCACCGGCCGCGTCACAGGCGGTAGCAGCGTGATGTTCGCCCGCTCCTGCCGTGCAGGCACAGGCACACGCTCCGGCGGGGGCATCGGTTCCGCGCGACCGGTCATCGGCGCACGCCCCGACCGGGACAGCAGCTCCGCACAGCCCCGGCTCTCGGCCCGCTCCGGCCGCGGCGGTTCGACATGATCGGGGGAAGGCGTTCGCTCCGGCAGCGCGGGGAGCCGGAGGCCCGACGAGCGCGAACCCCCGTCCGCACTCTCGGTCAGCGCCACGTGCGGCGAATCCGGTTCGAGCGCAGCCGGTTCGATCAGACCGGCGACGGTGAGTTCGCGCACCGCCGTGAGGCATCCGTAGGTGGTGCGGCCGAGGTAGCGAGCGATGTCGGTGACGCTGCGCCTGGTGTCGGCGGCAGCAAGTACCTCCGCTTGCCCGGCGGTGAGCACCACCCGACGACGATGCACCCGTCGCACGGGAACCACCGGCGCCCGGTCGACCAGTTCGGCGGGCCACGGCCCCGATCCGGGATCGCCGCGCCGCTCGCATTCGCGCACCAGTTCCCGAGGCCGCACATGACATACCCGTGCCAGCCAGTGCGCGGGCGCGGGCCGGAACTCCGGCGCGGCGCCGGAGGAGAGCAGGAAGTACGCCGCGTCGTATACCGACAGCAGGGCAAGGGTTTCCAGTTGCGGCTGCTCGAGCACCCGGCTGGGATCACCGGCCCCGGCGCGCTGCCAATCCTCGGGGGTGGCCACGCCCGCTTCCACCACCAACCGATCCAGACCGGTTGCCCGATGGCAGTGCGCGGACGCTATCGCGCCGTAGGCGAGGTGGAATTCCCCGTCACCGGCCAGCAACACGCCGGTACTGCCCTCCTGCTCCAGCCTGCGCAGTTCGACGGCGAGGTCACCGCTCATCGTCACCCTCGACGAACTCGGTGAGGACGGCCTTCAGCTGGAAGCGGGCCAGTCCCAGATTGCCGGTCTCGGCGTCGCAGACGACGTGCACGAATATGCGCCCGTCGAAATCGCCGTCCACCAGATACAGCAGGTGATAGCCGCCCCCGCCGCAGACGATGATCTCGCTGATGTCGTCCTCGCCGGACCCGCTCGCCAGGGCCGAGCAGCCGAGCACCGCGCGTACCACATCCGTCGTCCCCGCGGCGTCCTCGTGCTGATCGACCAGCTCGTGCCTGCCCGCCGCCGCGATCGCCAGACCGCTCGCACCATCCACCATCGTCACGCTGCGCGCACCGGGAATGTCCATGATGCGTTTCAGGCAGCCGTCTATACCGAGCACCGCTTCACCGCTTGTCTTCCGAAGGTTTGCCCTCGTTTATCGCCAAGGGCTGACAAGTGCCCGACGCTACACACGAAAGGCGAAAGTTGCACGGCGAACGCAGTGAAACTCATTTATTCCCAGCATTTCCCCCGCTCACGCAACAAACAATACCTCTCGGTTTTCAAACCGCCGAGTATTTCATACCAGTCGGTATAGTTTGCCACCATGTGCGTCGACTACAGAACGAATACTGCAAAAGGAAATCTCCGGTCGGCTGCGGATCGCGGCACCGACGAGCGCCCGCGCGGCTTCGCTCACTGCCCCAGGGCCTCGTCGGAACCGGCGCTTCACCGGCCGGACAGCAGGCATGACCACCGGCGCACTCGCCTCGATCGCCCGGCCGAGCCGCGCCTCGCCCGCCCGCGAACTCCGAGCCCCGCCCGCACCCGAGGACCACCCGTCGGCGCCGTTCTCCCCATTTGCCCGCATCGGCATGTCGGCGCCTGCAATAGGCGATCACCCCGGCGATCCACACCGGATGAGAAATCGAGACTCTTCCGGAGCAAATTCTCCGAAGCCCCTCCCCATTCCGCCCGATTTCGGGACAGGCGCTCACCGTGAATCCATTCCGCATCCATTTCTCCGAATTCTCCGCGGAACACCCTCTCATATCTCCGGGGCAGCGGTTCGCCACAGCCGATTCCACACCACAGGAGAATTCGGCAGTTGCGAACCGGTCCACCGGCGGCGCACGCCACACAGCCGTGAGCCCATCGATCCGCGTCGCGCACCATCGAAACCGAGCGGCAGGACCACGCGAAGGCGGCGGCCGGCTCCACGGGGACGCAGTGGCCGACCCCTCCGTCCGCCGACTGCCCCGCGAGCGCGGAGACACCGACAGCAGTCGTTTTCCCAATATTGCGAACGCAAATCTGCGTCCGACCTACGGCAGCGCGAATCGTCATGGCGAAAACCCGATTTCACGGGTCCGGCGGCATCGCACAGCGACCGAGACCCGAACTCCGCGCAGCGCAGTTTACGATCCGCAACCCCGGTCGGCGACGGAATTGCGGATCAGAGCTTCCCGTCGGTAGATATGAGAGCGGGCCGATCGGCCAGATAGGCGTCGGCGAGGATGTCGCCGAGGCGGTTCGTCTGCCCGATGAGCCCGGGGATGTCGATCGCGACCACACCCGCCTGCCAGGCCCCGGTCAGTTCCACGAATCCGCCGACGGCCATCAACACCATGCGATGGAACTCGCCGAAATCGACTCCGGCCCGCAGGTAGGGCTCCATACTCGTCGCCAGCATGTCGGTGACGACCAGCACCAGGTCGCGACGACGGCGCTCGAGCACTTCGCTGCCCGCGTGATCGCCGAAGAGCACCTGGGTGCGGCGCGGGTCCTCGGCCAGACCGCGCACCACCGCCTCGACCGCGCGATGCAGCACATCCAAGGGCAGCGCGTCGGCCGGATCCCCGATGGCGGCGGTCAGGATGGCGGTGGTCTCGTCACGCACGTGGTCCCACGCGGCGGCGAGCAGTTCGGAGCGATCGGCGAAGCTTTCCCGGAAGTACCTGTCGTTCAACCCCGCTCGCGCGCAGACACTGCGCAGGCTGACCGCCGCCCAGCCGCTCTCCACCCACACGTCGATGGCGGCGTCGATGAGCTGGGCGCGGCGGGCGGCGCGGCGGGCCTCGACAGTCCGTCCGCCCCACCTCGATGGGCTGGTCATGAGTCCATCTTGACAAAAGGAGGCACCACAGGAGTCAATTGGTGACGAGTCGTCACCAATTGATGACGCACCGGCTCGCCTCGACCTTCGCAGCGCCGCGAAAGGACAGCAGATGTACACACGACTTCTCCGTGGGCTCAAGCAACGTGCCGCCGATCTCGCCGACCTCTACCCCGCCAGGCCGGGCCCGCTCGCCGAACCACCGGCGGGCAGCGGCCTGCTGCCCGTGCTCGGCGATGGCGGAGCGCCGTTGCTCGGCCACTCCCTGCGCGTCTACCACGACCCGATCATCTGGGCCCGCAACGCCTTCGACAAGTACGGCGAGGTGTCCTGGACGAGCGTCTTCGGCCGCCGTGCCGTCGCCGTATTCGGACCCGACGCGCTCGAGGTCGTCTGGAGCAACAAGGACAAGGTCTTCTCCAGCGAGCAGGGCTGGGAGTACTGGATCGGCCCGTTCTTCCGTCGCGGCATCATGCTGCTCGACTTCGACGAGCACCTGCACCATCGGCGTATCATGCAACAGGCGTTCACTCGCCCGCGGCTGATCGACTATCTCGACATGATGCGTCCGGGTATCGATCGCGAACTCGCCTCATGGCAGCCCGAACCCGGTTTCCTGCTCTACGCCAATGTCAAGCAGATGCTGCTCAACCTCGCCACCGAGGTCTTCGTCGGCGCGGAGCTCGGCCCGGAAGCCAAGCGAGTCGAGCACGCCTTCGAGGACACCGTGGTCGGCGGTCAGGCGTTGATCCGCACGCCCGTTCGCGGCGGCACCTGGGATCGCGGCCTGCGCGGACGACGACTGCTCCAGCAATACTTCCGCGACCAGCTGCCGGCCAAGCGCGCGGGCGACGGCACCGACCTGTTCAGCGCTCTGTGCCGCGCCACCAGTGACACCGGTGACACCTTCAGCGACGAGGACATCGTCAACCACATGATCTTCGTGCTGATGGCCGCCCACGACACCAGCGCCGTCACCCTGTCCATGCTCACCTACCTGCTCGGCAAGAACCCGTACTGGCAGGAACGCCTACGGGCCGAGTCGCTGGCCCTCGGCAAGGATTTCCTGGAATACGACGACCTCGACAAGCTCACCTCGCTGGACCTGGCCTTCAAGGAAACCCTGCGCATGTACGCCCCCGCGGGCGTGCTCATGCGTCAGGCTCTGCGCGACACCGACATCCTCGGCCACTACATTCCGGCGGGCACCGACATCATCATCGGCGCCTACCCCTCCATGCGGCTGTCGCGCTGGTGGCCCCGCCCCGACGAATTCGACCCCGAACGCTTCGCCGACGACCGCCGCGAGGACAAGATCCACCGCTACGCCTGGTCCCCCTTCGGCGGCGGGGCGCACAAGTGCATCGGCCTGCACTTCGGCGGCATGACGGTGAAGTCGATCATGCACCGCATGCTGCTGCAGTACGAGTGGAGCGTCCCCGAGGACTACCAGGTGCCGCTGGCGTGGGGCACGGGTCCGACCCCCGAGGACGGCCTGCCGATCAATCTCCGCCCGCGCTACACACGCAGGGCCGAAGAGGTGTAGTCGACGACACGCTGCGCCCTGAACGCTCCCCGATGTTTCTCGTGGCCCGAGCCCCTCGGGTTGGCTACGGTTGAGCCATGACCGCACTGCCCGACTGGATGCGCCCACCACGCGCCGAAGGCTGGTTCGCGGAAGACCTCGACCGCCTTCCCGAGGCGCCTCGCCACACCGAACTCATCGACGGAGCCCTCGTCTTCATGATGTCGCCGCAGCGCTCGTGGCACGGGCGCCTGGTCACCGCCTTGACCACGACCCTGGGGAAACAGGCGCCTGCGGGCTTCGAGGTCG from Nocardia higoensis includes the following:
- a CDS encoding roadblock/LC7 domain-containing protein, which produces MTARKKLLGDWMGRLTKVAMSGPEPYAVVLAELHGLRDRVPRLTGALVASGDGLLITHDLPGHIEPDGMAALTASHLALSYRLSSTAHGGGFDEVVVHGSGGYVVIYTAGWASLTVLAESEVNVGRLHLESRPVARAIADHLTVLSNGPRHKQPTKVE
- a CDS encoding TetR/AcrR family transcriptional regulator — its product is MTSPSRWGGRTVEARRAARRAQLIDAAIDVWVESGWAAVSLRSVCARAGLNDRYFRESFADRSELLAAAWDHVRDETTAILTAAIGDPADALPLDVLHRAVEAVVRGLAEDPRRTQVLFGDHAGSEVLERRRRDLVLVVTDMLATSMEPYLRAGVDFGEFHRMVLMAVGGFVELTGAWQAGVVAIDIPGLIGQTNRLGDILADAYLADRPALISTDGKL
- a CDS encoding cytochrome P450 encodes the protein MYTRLLRGLKQRAADLADLYPARPGPLAEPPAGSGLLPVLGDGGAPLLGHSLRVYHDPIIWARNAFDKYGEVSWTSVFGRRAVAVFGPDALEVVWSNKDKVFSSEQGWEYWIGPFFRRGIMLLDFDEHLHHRRIMQQAFTRPRLIDYLDMMRPGIDRELASWQPEPGFLLYANVKQMLLNLATEVFVGAELGPEAKRVEHAFEDTVVGGQALIRTPVRGGTWDRGLRGRRLLQQYFRDQLPAKRAGDGTDLFSALCRATSDTGDTFSDEDIVNHMIFVLMAAHDTSAVTLSMLTYLLGKNPYWQERLRAESLALGKDFLEYDDLDKLTSLDLAFKETLRMYAPAGVLMRQALRDTDILGHYIPAGTDIIIGAYPSMRLSRWWPRPDEFDPERFADDRREDKIHRYAWSPFGGGAHKCIGLHFGGMTVKSIMHRMLLQYEWSVPEDYQVPLAWGTGPTPEDGLPINLRPRYTRRAEEV